In Gemmatimonadales bacterium, a genomic segment contains:
- the solA gene encoding N-methyl-L-tryptophan oxidase has protein sequence MTYDVIVAGLGAIGSAAAWQMAGRGLKVLGLDRYRPPHALGSSHGGSRVIRELAFEHPRYVPMARRGYELWDELAAESGRGDLLIPTGALYLGAPESSIVAGSRASAAAHDVPCEELSAAEVCRRWPAFRPDGMVGLFENRAGVLWPEACVETMLTAAASRPGVELCFDEPMIAWGEEADGAVWVLTTRQTYRAERLVLATGPWMAEVLSDIGVTVTVERVVQHWFAPARDEHLLGPARFPVYLCEDSAGVICYGFPLLDGAMKAAVHHRGESTTADTVRREVGSEEVAQTRDRLARYIPAAAGEHLRSEVCMYTNPTDGGFIIDQHPEHRNVLLASACSGIGFKFAPAVGEILADLATGASPRFDLAPFRAQRL, from the coding sequence GTGACGTACGACGTCATCGTCGCGGGCCTCGGCGCGATCGGCAGCGCCGCCGCGTGGCAGATGGCAGGCCGGGGCCTCAAGGTGCTCGGCCTCGACCGTTACCGGCCGCCGCACGCGCTCGGCTCCTCGCACGGGGGATCGCGAGTCATCCGCGAGCTGGCGTTCGAGCACCCGCGGTATGTGCCGATGGCGCGGCGCGGCTACGAGCTGTGGGACGAGCTCGCGGCCGAGTCCGGCCGTGGCGACCTGCTGATCCCGACGGGCGCCCTGTACCTCGGCGCGCCGGAGTCGTCGATCGTGGCCGGCTCGCGCGCCAGCGCCGCGGCGCATGACGTCCCCTGCGAGGAGCTGTCGGCGGCGGAGGTCTGCCGGCGGTGGCCCGCGTTCAGGCCGGACGGGATGGTCGGCCTGTTCGAGAATCGTGCCGGGGTGCTCTGGCCGGAGGCGTGCGTGGAAACGATGCTCACCGCGGCCGCATCCCGGCCCGGCGTCGAGCTGTGTTTCGACGAGCCGATGATCGCCTGGGGTGAGGAGGCCGACGGGGCGGTGTGGGTACTCACTACTCGGCAGACCTACCGCGCGGAGCGGCTCGTGCTGGCGACCGGGCCCTGGATGGCCGAGGTGCTGAGCGACATCGGCGTGACCGTCACGGTCGAGCGGGTAGTTCAGCACTGGTTCGCGCCCGCGCGCGACGAGCACCTGCTGGGCCCAGCGCGATTCCCGGTCTACCTTTGCGAGGACTCGGCCGGGGTCATCTGCTACGGTTTCCCGCTGCTCGACGGCGCCATGAAGGCCGCGGTGCACCACCGCGGCGAGTCCACCACGGCCGACACGGTGCGGCGCGAGGTGGGAAGCGAGGAAGTCGCGCAGACCCGCGACCGGCTGGCGCGCTACATCCCTGCGGCGGCGGGCGAGCACCTGCGGTCGGAGGTGTGCATGTACACCAACCCGACTGACGGCGGCTTCATCATCGATCAGCATCCCGAGCACCGGAACGTGCTGCTCGCCAGCGCGTGTTCGGGCATCGGGTTCAAGTTCGCGCCGGCGGTCGGCGAGATCCTTGCCGACCTCGCGACGGGGGCGTCGCCGCGGTTCGATCTGGCGCCGTTCCGCGCCCAGAGGTTGTGA
- a CDS encoding SxtJ family membrane protein: MAERIPARLTPAEGRKFGLTVGIAFMVLAGLVWWRAQHALSAIFSAPPAWGGRHTLSAVFAVLGALLVFAGLALPTQLGPVQRAWMGLAHAISKVTTPIFMGIVYFLVLLPIGIVMRLFGKNPLVANQSGGSVWAARGQRKGDMQRQF; this comes from the coding sequence TTGGCGGAGCGAATTCCAGCTCGACTGACCCCCGCGGAGGGGCGGAAGTTCGGGCTCACGGTGGGCATCGCCTTCATGGTGCTCGCCGGCCTGGTGTGGTGGCGCGCGCAGCACGCGCTTTCGGCGATCTTCTCGGCCCCGCCCGCATGGGGCGGGCGACACACTCTCTCGGCCGTCTTCGCCGTCCTCGGGGCGTTGCTGGTCTTCGCGGGCCTCGCGCTCCCGACGCAGCTGGGGCCGGTCCAGCGCGCGTGGATGGGGCTTGCCCACGCGATCTCGAAGGTCACGACGCCGATCTTCATGGGCATCGTGTATTTCCTCGTGCTCCTGCCGATCGGGATCGTGATGCGGCTCTTCGGAAAGAACCCGCTCGTCGCCAACCAGAGCGGCGGCTCCGTCTGGGCCGCGCGCGGGCAGCGCAAGGGCGACATGCAACGTCAATTCTAG
- a CDS encoding DUF5989 family protein: protein MARKGMLGELWAFMKVRKKWWLLPILVVMLLVGALLVFAQGSALAPFIYPIF, encoded by the coding sequence ATGGCCAGGAAGGGAATGCTGGGCGAGCTGTGGGCGTTCATGAAGGTGCGCAAGAAGTGGTGGTTGCTGCCGATCCTGGTGGTGATGCTCCTGGTCGGCGCGCTGCTCGTCTTCGCCCAGGGTTCGGCGCTCGCGCCGTTCATCTATCCGATCTTCTAG
- a CDS encoding NifU family protein: MDEIRITAEPIDDQRCKFVVSQPLYPGGVRRFGSASEAQGSPLAENLFAIAGVAEVIVSANLVTVVKAGPAPWQVVGKAVGGAIRSALASDATPVAEKAAAAGPTDDEALYERVAEVFQSRVNPMVAGHGGRVDLIDVQDATVLLRMAGGCQGCGMADVTLRQGIEQILRQSVPEVQGIVDVTDHSSGANPYIASAKK, translated from the coding sequence ATGGACGAGATTCGCATCACCGCCGAGCCGATCGACGACCAGCGTTGCAAGTTCGTGGTAAGCCAACCTCTCTACCCGGGGGGTGTGCGCCGGTTCGGCTCAGCCTCGGAAGCGCAGGGGTCGCCGCTGGCGGAGAACCTCTTCGCCATAGCGGGCGTCGCGGAGGTCATCGTCTCGGCCAACCTGGTCACGGTCGTGAAGGCTGGTCCGGCGCCTTGGCAGGTGGTCGGCAAGGCGGTGGGCGGCGCGATCCGTTCCGCGCTCGCCTCCGATGCGACCCCGGTCGCGGAGAAGGCCGCGGCGGCAGGTCCCACGGACGACGAGGCGCTGTACGAACGGGTCGCCGAGGTCTTCCAGTCACGGGTCAACCCGATGGTGGCCGGTCACGGCGGACGGGTGGACCTGATCGACGTGCAGGATGCGACGGTCCTGCTCAGGATGGCCGGCGGCTGCCAGGGATGTGGCATGGCCGACGTAACCCTGCGTCAGGGGATCGAGCAGATCCTCCGTCAGTCCGTTCCCGAGGTCCAGGGCATCGTGGACGTCACGGACCATTCCTCGGGTGCCAACCCGTACATCGCGTCGGCCAAGAAGTAG
- a CDS encoding protein kinase, with translation MPDSTHARLKAALAARYRLGRELGAGGMATVYLADDLKHGREVAIKVLRPELGASVGAERFLREIGIAAQLSHPHLVPLIDSGDADGLKGTPRSSRTRHRSP, from the coding sequence ATGCCCGACTCCACCCACGCACGGCTGAAGGCCGCGCTCGCGGCGCGCTATCGGCTGGGCCGCGAGCTCGGCGCCGGAGGCATGGCGACCGTGTATCTGGCGGACGACCTGAAGCATGGGCGGGAGGTCGCCATCAAGGTGCTTCGTCCCGAGCTGGGGGCCTCGGTCGGTGCCGAGCGGTTCCTCCGAGAGATCGGCATCGCCGCCCAGCTCTCGCATCCGCACCTCGTGCCGCTCATCGATTCCGGCGACGCGGACGGCCTGAAGGGCACACCGCGCTCGAGCAGGACCCGGCATCGGTCTCCGTGA
- a CDS encoding tetratricopeptide repeat protein: MRRGLGWLYYYGRRYDQARYHFTRAIAMNPTAEETYRILGLTFAELGRFEEAERVLREAAGLPGAGAYAAANLGHVLARAGKRDEAAAILAQLVERSGREYVSPVAFALLYIGLGDFDRALLWSERAFEERRGWMAYLKVHPVVDPLRSHPRFQELVRRMKL; this comes from the coding sequence GTGAGGCGCGGGCTGGGGTGGTTGTACTACTACGGGCGGCGCTACGACCAGGCGCGCTATCACTTCACGCGCGCCATCGCGATGAACCCGACGGCCGAGGAGACCTACCGCATCCTCGGGCTGACCTTCGCCGAGCTGGGTCGCTTCGAGGAGGCCGAGCGCGTGCTGCGCGAGGCGGCCGGATTGCCGGGGGCGGGCGCGTACGCGGCGGCGAACCTGGGCCATGTTCTCGCGCGGGCGGGCAAGCGCGACGAGGCGGCGGCGATCCTCGCGCAGCTCGTGGAACGGAGCGGGCGGGAATACGTCTCCCCGGTGGCGTTCGCCCTGCTCTACATCGGGCTCGGCGACTTCGATCGGGCGCTGCTGTGGTCGGAGCGGGCCTTCGAGGAGCGTCGCGGCTGGATGGCGTACTTGAAGGTGCACCCGGTCGTCGATCCCCTGCGCTCCCATCCGCGGTTCCAGGAGCTGGTGCGCAGGATGAAGCTGTAG
- a CDS encoding ATP-grasp domain-containing protein, which translates to MARPRLLLLLPTTTYRAAAFVEAARRLDIDLTVASDHVSVFAAAQPTGLMALDFAHPERAAGEVRGFAATHPVDAVFGVDDDTAVVAAVIAEALGLRHNPVPATFAARDKHRQRVLLTHAGLPVPAFALHAVTADAAQVAREARYPCVLKPLRLAASRGVIRANDPAELVTAFQRIVRILEEPEAAACGEPARQILVEEFVPGGEVALEGLLAEGRLRLLALFDKPDPLDGPFFEETIYVTPSRLPDASQRAIAECAERAALALGLTSGPIHAELRVNERGPWVIEVAARPIGGRCGAVLRFGEGKGSSSLEELLLRHALGLPIASFERERAASGVMMIPTPRAGVLTEVRGVDEARAVPGVDDVVITAHRGQRLVPLPEGSRYPGFIFARGDTPEAVTRALRSAHGTLEFVVA; encoded by the coding sequence GTGGCGCGCCCACGCCTGCTGCTCCTGCTACCCACCACCACCTACCGTGCCGCGGCGTTCGTCGAGGCCGCGCGGCGGCTCGACATCGACCTTACCGTGGCGTCGGACCATGTTAGCGTGTTCGCGGCCGCGCAGCCGACTGGGCTGATGGCGCTCGATTTCGCCCACCCCGAACGCGCCGCCGGCGAGGTGCGCGGGTTCGCGGCGACGCACCCGGTGGACGCGGTCTTCGGCGTCGATGACGACACGGCGGTGGTCGCCGCCGTGATCGCCGAAGCGTTGGGTCTTCGGCACAACCCCGTTCCCGCGACGTTCGCGGCGCGCGACAAGCACCGGCAGCGGGTCCTCCTGACGCACGCGGGACTCCCGGTGCCCGCTTTCGCGCTGCACGCGGTCACGGCCGATGCGGCGCAGGTCGCGCGCGAGGCGAGATACCCGTGCGTCTTGAAGCCGCTGCGCCTCGCGGCCAGCCGTGGCGTGATCAGGGCGAACGACCCCGCGGAGTTGGTCACCGCGTTCCAACGCATCGTGCGTATCCTGGAAGAGCCCGAAGCGGCGGCGTGCGGCGAGCCGGCGCGGCAGATCCTCGTCGAAGAGTTCGTTCCCGGTGGGGAGGTCGCGCTCGAAGGGCTGTTAGCCGAGGGCCGGCTGCGTCTCCTCGCCTTGTTCGACAAGCCCGATCCGCTGGACGGGCCGTTCTTCGAGGAGACGATCTACGTGACTCCGAGCCGATTGCCGGATGCCTCGCAGCGCGCCATCGCTGAATGCGCCGAGCGCGCGGCCTTGGCACTCGGACTCACCAGCGGGCCGATCCACGCCGAGCTGCGCGTCAACGAACGTGGGCCGTGGGTGATCGAGGTCGCCGCGCGCCCGATCGGCGGGCGGTGCGGAGCGGTGCTGCGTTTCGGTGAGGGGAAGGGGTCGTCGTCGCTGGAGGAGCTGCTGCTCCGCCACGCGCTCGGCCTGCCCATCGCGTCGTTCGAGCGGGAGCGCGCGGCGTCGGGGGTCATGATGATCCCGACCCCGAGGGCGGGCGTCCTAACGGAAGTGCGCGGAGTGGACGAGGCGCGCGCCGTGCCAGGCGTGGACGATGTCGTGATCACCGCCCATCGGGGCCAGCGGCTCGTGCCCCTGCCGGAGGGCTCGCGCTACCCGGGATTCATCTTCGCGCGCGGTGACACGCCCGAAGCCGTCACGCGGGCGCTTCGATCGGCGCACGGGACACTGGAATTCGTCGTCGCCTAG
- a CDS encoding M28 family metallopeptidase, which produces MRPPFAFAALLAGALAAPHRLAGQAAAGGPIADRYQAVAGRIIAEATRDSAAWQRLARMVDTFGHRLSGSASLERAIDWVLAEMQRDGLQNVRGEPVMVPHWVRGNESAELVSPRPQRLAMLGLGGSVGTSRRGITGEVLVVTSFADLTARAAEARGKIVLFDVPFTNYGATVRYRSDGPSAAARAGAVACLIRTVASYSIGSPHTGALQYDSTVQRIPAAALSVEDAMMLHRMSDRGERVVVRLTMEARMLPDAPSRNIVAELVGSERPEEVVVLGGHIDSWDVGQGAMDDGGGVVAAWEAVRLLQRLGLRPRRTVRMVGWTNEENGLRGGNAYRDAHAAELDNHVLAIEADGGVFRPLGYGFTGSDSAMALVRQVASLLRPIGADSISRGGGGADIGPIMRRGVPGLGLNVDGTRYFWFHHSDGDTVDKLDPREMAQCVAALAVMAYVVADLPERLPRGTAPAPAPAR; this is translated from the coding sequence ATGAGACCGCCATTCGCTTTTGCCGCTCTCCTCGCCGGTGCGCTGGCCGCGCCGCACCGGCTCGCCGGGCAGGCCGCCGCGGGCGGACCGATCGCCGACCGCTACCAGGCCGTGGCGGGCCGCATCATCGCCGAAGCGACGCGCGACAGCGCGGCGTGGCAGCGCCTCGCGCGGATGGTGGACACCTTCGGCCATCGCCTCAGCGGCTCGGCGAGCCTGGAGCGCGCCATCGACTGGGTCCTGGCCGAGATGCAGCGTGACGGGTTGCAGAACGTGCGCGGCGAGCCGGTGATGGTGCCGCACTGGGTGCGCGGGAACGAGTCCGCCGAGCTGGTGTCGCCACGGCCGCAGCGCCTGGCGATGCTGGGCCTCGGCGGAAGCGTCGGCACGTCACGCCGCGGCATCACGGGCGAAGTGCTCGTCGTGACCAGCTTCGCCGACCTCACGGCGCGCGCGGCGGAGGCGCGCGGCAAGATCGTCCTCTTCGACGTGCCGTTCACGAACTATGGCGCCACGGTGCGGTACCGGAGCGACGGCCCCAGCGCGGCAGCGCGGGCAGGCGCGGTGGCGTGTCTCATCCGAACGGTCGCCTCCTACTCCATCGGCTCGCCGCACACCGGCGCGCTCCAGTACGACTCCACGGTACAGCGCATCCCCGCGGCGGCGCTGAGCGTCGAGGACGCGATGATGCTGCACCGGATGAGCGATCGCGGCGAGCGAGTCGTCGTCCGTCTCACCATGGAAGCGCGAATGCTCCCGGACGCGCCGTCGCGGAACATCGTGGCGGAGCTGGTGGGGAGCGAGCGTCCCGAGGAAGTAGTGGTACTGGGCGGACACATCGATTCGTGGGACGTGGGGCAGGGGGCGATGGACGACGGCGGAGGCGTGGTCGCCGCGTGGGAGGCGGTGCGGTTGCTTCAGCGCCTGGGCCTCAGGCCGCGCCGGACGGTGCGGATGGTGGGCTGGACCAACGAGGAGAACGGGCTGCGCGGCGGCAACGCCTATCGAGACGCGCACGCCGCGGAGCTCGACAACCACGTTCTCGCGATCGAGGCCGACGGCGGCGTTTTCCGCCCGCTGGGCTACGGCTTCACCGGCTCCGACTCGGCGATGGCGCTAGTGCGGCAGGTGGCGAGCCTGCTCCGGCCCATCGGTGCGGATTCGATCTCCCGCGGCGGAGGCGGCGCCGACATCGGCCCCATCATGCGGCGCGGCGTCCCCGGACTCGGCCTCAACGTGGACGGCACTCGCTACTTCTGGTTCCACCACAGCGACGGCGACACGGTGGACAAGCTCGACCCGCGCGAAATGGCGCAGTGCGTGGCCGCACTCGCGGTGATGGCGTACGTCGTGGCGGACCTGCCGGAGCGGTTGCCGCGGGGGACGGCGCCGGCTCCGGCACCGGCGCGGTAG
- the rsgA gene encoding ribosome small subunit-dependent GTPase A: MTGRAELERLGWSERFAAHFAPHATAGRTPARVAVEHRSVYELLTEQGEAEASVGGRMRHAAGSRSDLPAVGDWVAFSPSSGDGPGIIDAVLPRSSLFTRKAAGREHGDQTIAANVDVVFIVTSLNAELNLRRLERYLALAWESGAAPVVVLSKADRMVDTAPIVREVEAVAVGAQVHVTSAKTGLGVDALRAHLLPHRTGALLGSSGVGKSTLINALVGFERQATGEIREGDDKGRHTTARRELVLLPGGGILIDTPGMRELQLSGAGPGLLSAFDDVESLGEHCAFRDCAHGPEPGCAVKAALAEGRIAADRLESYHKLVRELAARARGEHQGPATADRKERSAGRALHKHVKKKRDG; the protein is encoded by the coding sequence GTGACGGGACGAGCCGAGCTCGAGCGACTCGGCTGGAGCGAACGATTCGCGGCGCACTTCGCGCCGCACGCCACGGCTGGACGGACCCCCGCGCGCGTCGCCGTGGAGCATCGCAGCGTCTACGAGCTCCTCACCGAGCAGGGCGAAGCCGAAGCCTCGGTAGGCGGGCGCATGCGCCACGCCGCCGGCTCCCGCTCGGACCTGCCCGCGGTCGGCGACTGGGTCGCGTTCTCCCCGTCGTCCGGCGACGGGCCCGGGATCATTGACGCCGTGCTGCCGCGCTCGAGCCTTTTCACCCGCAAGGCCGCGGGACGCGAGCATGGCGACCAGACCATCGCGGCCAATGTCGATGTCGTCTTCATCGTCACTTCGCTCAACGCAGAGCTGAACCTGCGCCGCCTGGAGCGCTACCTCGCGCTGGCCTGGGAAAGCGGTGCGGCCCCGGTCGTGGTCCTGTCGAAGGCAGACCGCATGGTCGATACCGCGCCGATAGTGCGAGAGGTCGAGGCTGTCGCGGTCGGCGCGCAGGTGCACGTGACCAGCGCCAAGACCGGGCTGGGGGTGGACGCGCTGCGCGCGCACCTGCTCCCACACCGCACCGGCGCGCTCCTCGGCTCGTCCGGCGTGGGGAAAAGCACCCTGATCAATGCGCTCGTCGGCTTCGAGCGCCAGGCGACCGGCGAGATCCGCGAGGGGGACGACAAGGGCCGCCACACGACCGCGCGCCGCGAGCTGGTGCTGCTGCCGGGGGGTGGGATACTCATCGATACGCCCGGCATGCGCGAGCTTCAGCTCAGCGGCGCCGGCCCCGGGCTGTTGAGCGCCTTCGACGATGTCGAGTCGCTGGGCGAGCACTGCGCGTTCCGCGACTGCGCGCACGGCCCGGAGCCCGGTTGCGCCGTGAAGGCGGCGCTGGCCGAGGGGCGGATCGCCGCCGACCGGCTCGAGAGCTACCACAAGCTGGTGCGTGAGCTCGCGGCGCGCGCGCGCGGCGAGCACCAGGGCCCTGCCACGGCCGATCGAAAGGAGCGGTCGGCGGGTCGCGCGCTCCACAAGCATGTCAAGAAGAAACGCGATGGGTGA